The following are from one region of the Halosolutus amylolyticus genome:
- a CDS encoding DUF5830 family protein: MADDPEDADDVDPGTGGTAADDVTDDRVALGLALLERLEHESLPLPAVVDRIETVTTDPTVTRTILDRAELQGIIDREDGIVRPKSRQYVRFEQDVITKEGDFSCKRCGSGLSTGYFIDLEAGELGPFGSSCIRKVTGRE; this comes from the coding sequence ATGGCCGACGACCCCGAGGACGCCGACGACGTCGATCCAGGGACCGGTGGAACCGCCGCCGACGACGTGACCGACGATCGGGTCGCACTCGGCCTCGCACTGCTCGAACGGCTGGAACACGAGTCGCTCCCGCTTCCCGCGGTCGTCGATCGCATCGAGACGGTGACGACCGATCCGACGGTAACCCGGACCATCCTCGATCGCGCCGAGTTGCAGGGCATCATCGATCGGGAGGACGGCATCGTCCGCCCGAAGAGCCGCCAGTACGTCCGCTTCGAGCAGGACGTGATCACCAAAGAGGGGGACTTCTCCTGCAAGCGCTGTGGCTCGGGGCTGTCGACGGGCTACTTCATCGACCTCGAGGCCGGCGAACTCGGCCCCTTCGGCTCCTCGTGCATTCGAAAGGTGACCGGTCGCGAGTAG
- a CDS encoding TVP38/TMEM64 family protein: MSSATGRAIAGLLLVSGLVAVGMLVSPSRTIETVTGLASDPYQFAVVVAGLYLVRPLFAWPTTPLAVVVGYGYGVGLGVPIALLGVVTTVIPVFVAVRRLTGTGAAARQDAGTDGRVEPTAESGPATPTVAFGGVAGRVFDRTGTAIDRYYGVAGPLRGVVASRLAPIPSDVATATAAVSDVRLRHLVVGTAIGELPWTVAAVVVGASAATVTTAGLGDVGIRLTVGCAIAAGVLLTGPVYRVARTRRGSTESGHGADG; this comes from the coding sequence ATGTCGTCGGCGACCGGTCGGGCGATCGCTGGACTCCTTCTCGTCAGCGGCCTGGTCGCCGTGGGGATGCTGGTCTCGCCGTCGCGGACGATCGAGACCGTCACGGGCCTCGCGTCGGACCCCTACCAGTTCGCGGTCGTCGTCGCGGGGCTCTATCTCGTGCGCCCGCTGTTCGCCTGGCCGACGACGCCGCTCGCGGTCGTCGTCGGCTACGGCTACGGCGTGGGTCTCGGCGTCCCGATCGCCCTGCTCGGCGTCGTCACCACCGTGATTCCCGTCTTCGTCGCCGTTCGTCGGCTCACCGGAACCGGGGCGGCTGCCCGCCAGGACGCTGGCACCGACGGCAGGGTCGAGCCCACGGCCGAGTCCGGACCGGCAACCCCGACAGTGGCTTTCGGCGGGGTGGCTGGGCGGGTTTTCGACCGGACTGGCACCGCGATCGATCGGTACTACGGCGTTGCCGGGCCCCTTCGCGGCGTCGTCGCGTCACGGCTGGCCCCGATCCCGTCGGACGTGGCGACGGCGACGGCGGCGGTCAGCGACGTTCGACTCCGTCACCTGGTGGTCGGGACTGCGATCGGCGAACTCCCGTGGACGGTCGCCGCGGTCGTCGTCGGCGCGTCGGCCGCGACGGTGACGACCGCCGGGCTCGGTGACGTCGGGATCCGTCTCACGGTCGGTTGTGCCATCGCGGCAGGCGTCTTGCTCACGGGACCGGTCTATCGCGTGGCCCGAACCCGGCGGGGATCGACGGAGTCGGGGCACGGGGCGGACGGCTGA
- a CDS encoding HVO_2523 family zinc finger protein — MTDDEEAEKGGRPCPRCDQPLFRRHCKYVCPQHGVVYDCSDPFWQS; from the coding sequence ATGACCGACGACGAGGAAGCCGAGAAGGGTGGACGACCCTGCCCCCGGTGTGACCAGCCCCTGTTCAGGCGCCACTGCAAGTACGTCTGTCCACAACACGGGGTCGTCTACGACTGCTCGGACCCGTTCTGGCAGTCCTGA
- a CDS encoding response regulator, whose protein sequence is MATQPTILVVDDEQELADLYAMWVDEEYDVLTAYDGRSALEQMHGNVDVVLLDRHLPDTTGDDVLDEIRRQGYDCWVIMVTAVDPGLDIVELDIDDYVTKPVTRVQLTRIIENLRVQSRYSDDGRRELEALSNKMETLEDEHSVDDLEGTEAYQRLESDLKAMGDSLVEDIGGR, encoded by the coding sequence ATGGCTACACAACCGACGATCCTCGTCGTCGATGACGAGCAGGAACTCGCGGACCTCTACGCGATGTGGGTCGACGAAGAGTACGACGTCCTGACCGCCTACGACGGCCGATCGGCGCTGGAACAGATGCACGGGAACGTCGACGTCGTCCTGCTCGATCGCCACCTTCCCGACACCACCGGGGACGACGTGCTCGACGAAATCCGACGGCAGGGATACGACTGCTGGGTGATCATGGTCACCGCCGTCGATCCCGGACTCGACATCGTCGAACTCGACATCGACGACTACGTCACCAAACCGGTGACGCGAGTGCAACTGACCCGAATCATCGAGAACCTCCGCGTGCAATCGCGGTACTCCGACGACGGCCGCCGCGAACTCGAGGCGCTCTCGAACAAGATGGAGACGCTCGAAGACGAACACTCGGTCGACGACCTCGAGGGCACCGAGGCCTACCAGCGACTCGAGTCGGACCTGAAAGCCATGGGCGATTCGCTCGTCGAAGACATCGGCGGTCGGTGA